The genomic DNA AAATAAActcttatatatttatttttgtaaataatatgttgtatgtTGTTACGAGATGTCATATAATTTATTAATCGAAGttagcagtggcgaagcttgacgcTTTCAAGAGGGGGGGGGTCGGAAACGTATATATCCAAAAAATTCTATAGAATCGGGGGgacaaaaacgtatatacccaaaaatttctattcgaaaactacatatataacactatcGAATGAAAAGTTAGGGGGGTCGGACGCCCCTCCCAGCCCCTTCAAAGCTTCGCCTCTGGAAGTTAGCATAAATCCACCAATGTCTGAAGTCGTTGGTGAGCTACACCGCACCATCTTTTTTGATAACCAAAGTAATCGAACCATTAATAAGTGAAACAAGTTATGAAAAAAATCTAAACACCGAAACACTAATATATTTGAACTTAATAAGCTACAACCAAACCAAACTAACTCATATCCATTTGTTACAAAGGTTTCTTCTAGTTTTATTATTAGAACCAATCAACCAAATTCTTTAGAAATACCTTATTTACCTTTATTCTACATTACATAACAACGCCTTCATACAAGCATAAAAGACCCCAATTTATCTCAAGGTTTTATGTTAGTagaataagaaaaaaaatatttaccaaagcATATGCATATATAGTAGAACGGTCTGGTACTCAGTACTAAATACTCATCCTTAATAGGACTATGATGTCTCTCAAAATGATGAGGTTTCAAGtctcaatataaaaaaaaattgtatattCAAAATgttgtaaaaaaattatataaaaacaaATTAACATGCTAGCGCCGTTGCATTTCATCTACAACAATATTTCACAACTCATCATATGTCACATTCAGTTATTTAATTTAGTCAACCTTTTTAATAACGGAATTGATACAATTTCATTTCATATCCCCGACCCGAGTGCATTCATGCATGGGTTATAATTACACATACACCCCTTCAAGAATACAGGGGTTGTGCAAAATTGCATTTAATAATAACAACCTAACAGCAACGTCCTTCATCGAGACAACGACGTTCTTGACTCGGATGATATTGATGACCCCGACCCAGATGTCGACATCGACCCCCGACCCGACCCAAAAAACAGGTCCGAAAGCGCGTTCCCCAAATCCTCAGGCGTGTACTTCACAACTCCCGCGAATCGTCTATCTTTCGCCATCTCAACTCTatacgcgttgtaaaactctctATACGCGGGCAAAAGTTTTCCGGCTATCGAAAGTTTGATTTCGTCACGCAGCTTACTGTTCGGGATCACGAAGGGCAACTGCTTACGATGCGTCTCATCAAATCTTATGTTAATGTTTTTAAAATGATCTCTTGCTTGTTCTCGAGTCATCTCCGTTACTGTTTTAGGAACCGCGTCAACCACGTGGCTCCACGCGACTCGTTCGTAGCTAACCGCGAACTTTTTGACCTCCTGTTCGCGTTTATTGATCCAGTCGTCGCCGAGAAGGTACCGCAAGTTTGATGAGCGGACTTTCGACACGATGTGTTGGATGTTATTCGCGAGGAATAAATACGCCTGCGAGACGTCTTTGTAATGCTTAGCGGTATCGTCTAGTTTGCAAATGAGAATAAAAATGAACCATGCTAGCTTTAGCGAGACCGCTGGGGCGGGTGAGCTGTCGAAAAACGATTCAGACATGAAGGAGTTTTCAGGTGGTGGCGTGTCGTACAGGATATCTGACAACACGCCATAATCGCCAAGGAGCGAGAGGTAGTTCATCGTGTCGATTGTGTGTTTGTGAACTCCTGCACCCGGGACGATGGTTTTCACTGATTTTTTCGCAAGAAACGATTCAAACTCGGTTAGATCTTGTCTAACCGAGTCGCTAAGCTTTGTCAACGAATTGAGCGCTTGATTAACGACGATAGACGTTGAAGGAAACGAGAAGATGGAGACGATCTCTGGCCACCGGTCAGCTATAGCAGTGTACATATCGAGTGTGCGAAAGATCCTTTCGTGCGATTTCTTACTGTTTTTCGCTACATTTTCTGGAAACCCGAACAAAATCGAAGCGCCTTCTTTAGTAATCACCGCGTAACAGGACTCGCGAATCGTATCAGATGAAGAGAAAACATGATCACATAGAATTCGCTCTCCGTTAAACAATGTTTTCACAGCAATCTTCACAGCTTCGAGCCAGTTTCGAATCTTGAGATCCAAAACGTCCCAATCGAGTTTATGAACTCGATTAGGCTTCATTTTCTCTACCCCGAGTTTGTATATACCTTCATCAACTATCGATTTACGTATGATTTTGTATATTTTCACACATTCTTTACCATACCCGGATGAaatcatgcaatctgctatgaGTTTAAGATCTTTCATAactccttcagcatcatcttcaaCAGCACCAAGTAATTGTCCCAcatcttcatcagattcatcagCAAAATCCGATAAACTCGATCTTGTAGATGTCCTAGACGAGCGAATGGAAACGGATTCAGGGTCTAACTGTGCTCGATTCATTGACAAAATTTGGTAAAACTCTTTCTCCAACCGCTTCATAGCGATTTGCATGAGTTGTTGGGCTCTTATTAACAACTCTGAGTTAGAATTCTCAGCAGCTAGTGTATGCATAGCTTTATGGAGCTTGTTAACAAGCTTGATAAACTCGAAAGCTTCTACACGATTCTCATAGAACAACGAGGTGACTTTCGCGTACGTAGAGGCTTCCGGATCCCATTTTACGATCATGGGCTCGGCTACCTCTAGAGTTTGCATCATCACTGAGTCTGAAAAGCTTCTAGAGGGAGTTGGTAAGGTGAAACGTGAAGGGGAAGGGTAATGAGCTatgaaagaagatgaagatctttTTGGTGAGAAACAAGTCTTCATGTTGTTCATGAGTTTTGAGATGTTTGGAGATGAAGAAGTTTGAGAGTTTGAGTGAATAAATTGGTGAGTGGAGAATTGTATTATTTGAACGTGAGGATTGTGGGGTGTGATGTTAGGGGTATATATAGACCATAAAGAGACAAAATTAGCATTATTGTGTGGGTAACTTGAATCTTCTATCTTGGACAATTTTTCTTAGCAAATTTGTATTCTTTTTATATAATATCATACATTTCGTCTTGAATATTAGGGTATTTGAATTTTATTAGAATTCGGTAAAATATGAATATAAAACTTTCTTAGTAAGTTTGTATTCTTTCATATGATCATATACT from Helianthus annuus cultivar XRQ/B chromosome 7, HanXRQr2.0-SUNRISE, whole genome shotgun sequence includes the following:
- the LOC110868409 gene encoding exocyst complex component EXO70H1, whose product is MNNMKTCFSPKRSSSSFIAHYPSPSRFTLPTPSRSFSDSVMMQTLEVAEPMIVKWDPEASTYAKVTSLFYENRVEAFEFIKLVNKLHKAMHTLAAENSNSELLIRAQQLMQIAMKRLEKEFYQILSMNRAQLDPESVSIRSSRTSTRSSLSDFADESDEDVGQLLGAVEDDAEGVMKDLKLIADCMISSGYGKECVKIYKIIRKSIVDEGIYKLGVEKMKPNRVHKLDWDVLDLKIRNWLEAVKIAVKTLFNGERILCDHVFSSSDTIRESCYAVITKEGASILFGFPENVAKNSKKSHERIFRTLDMYTAIADRWPEIVSIFSFPSTSIVVNQALNSLTKLSDSVRQDLTEFESFLAKKSVKTIVPGAGVHKHTIDTMNYLSLLGDYGVLSDILYDTPPPENSFMSESFFDSSPAPAVSLKLAWFIFILICKLDDTAKHYKDVSQAYLFLANNIQHIVSKVRSSNLRYLLGDDWINKREQEVKKFAVSYERVAWSHVVDAVPKTVTEMTREQARDHFKNINIRFDETHRKQLPFVIPNSKLRDEIKLSIAGKLLPAYREFYNAYRVEMAKDRRFAGVVKYTPEDLGNALSDLFFGSGRGSMSTSGSGSSISSESRTSLSR